The following is a genomic window from Flavobacteriales bacterium.
GGTCTATATCTCCTCTCCCAGGAGGTAGCTGAAGCGAAGAGCAAGTCGGAAGTGCTCATTTCCTGCTAGACCTTGAGGACTTCGCACTGCCGCTGAATGAGCTGTATGACCTTCCTCCTGCACTGAAGCACTTCTCCTGTCGGAATACGCAAAACGGTAAACCCTGCTTCTTCTAGTCGCTCTTGTCTTACAACATCCTTTTCAGACACCTCTGAAAAATGATGACTTATGCCATCTATCTCGATAATGAGCAAGATTTCCTTACACATGAAATCTGCGATGTAGTCAAGTACAGGCCGCTGTCTGTTGAATGTCAAGCCCATCATCTGTCCCGCTCTAAGACCGTGTTTCCAAAGCACCACTTCAGATTTGGTCATATTCGAACGAAGTGTTCTTGCTTTCTCCTTTAAGTAGGGATTATAATGATAGCGGTTAGATGGACCAGCCATATCCATGACCATGAAAGTAGGTGTTTGTCAGTTATGGCCCCCTCCCCTCGTGCCCGAGGTACTCCCCCGTGGGGGGAGATGTGATTCATTGACTCAACATACGTAGGGGCAAGGAATCGGACCTGAGTCTCTTCCTCCTCTCCGAGGAGGTGGCTGAAGCGAAGCGGAAGTCGGAGGAGATACCGAATTCCCTACTTTCGAAAGCATGAAACGCTTTCTTATCATCGGCTCGGGTGTACTTGCGCTCATCTATATGCTCAATCCCACTGCCGGCATCTTTGAGATCATCCCTGACAACATCCCGGGTGTCGGCAACTTGGATGAAGGGCTCGCGGTCTATGTGCTCATCTCAGTGATCGCCTTTCTCAGAGGGAAGGATTTCGGGCTATTCTCTCCCTCTCAGGAAGATGAAGAAGACCCGCTCATAGAAGAGCCAAGCGATATCGATTCAGAGAGCTGATTATCTTCGACTCAGGAATCCCATCCTCTCAACTCAGGTCTAACAACACACAAATCTTCCCATGCTCTCTCACATCTCACTATCGGATATCCTATTCATTGATATCGAGACTGCCCCATTGGTCTATCAATTCGGGGACCTTGAGCCTCATGTTCAAGACCTATGGTCACGCAAGACCCAGTGGATACAACATCGGGAAGAAAAAAGCGCTGATGAGGTATATGAGCGTGCGGGCATCTATGCCGAGTTCAGCAAGGTGATCTGTGCCACAGTCGGCTACTTTGCAGAAGTGGATGGAGAACGGAGTTTCCGCATGAAAAGCTTTGCGGGCGATGATGAAGAGAAGCTCTTGACCGGTCTAAAGGAGATTTTCAAAAGGTTCTTTCGCAAGAACAAGGCCCTGCTGTGTGCGCATAATGGGAAGGAGTTCGATTTTCCCTTTCTGGCCAGACGCTATGTGGTCCAGAATATCACCTTACCTGAAGTGCTCCAATTAGCTGGAAAGAAGCCCTGGGAGGTCAGTCATCTGGATACCATGGATCTTTGGAAATTCGGGGATTACAAACACTATACTTCTGTAGAGCTATTGGCACATACGCTAGGTATTCAAAGTCCCAAAGATGATATCAGTGGAGCCGATGTGGCCAAGGTCTATTATGAGGACAAGGACTTGTCGCGCATCCAACGCTATTGTGAGAAAGATGTGGTCACCATAGCGCGTATCCTTCAGCGATTCAAGGGAGTGGATGTGGTAGCAGATGAAGATGTAGTCCTTCTTTGATCGTCATTCTGAACAGAGAGAAGAGTCTCTACATGAAAGATCGATGAGATTCTTCAGTCGGTCTTCTGCCTAATTCAGAATGCCGCTTGCATTCCTAGCCTCCTTTGAAAAGCTTGGAGAATACTTCTTGCAATCTCCCCACTTGAATGATCTGGATGCTATTGGAGGTGGCTTCTTCCACTCCACCGTACTTACTGACGAAGATGCGCTTGTAGCCCAATTTGGCCGCTTCTGATATGCGCTGTTGGATGCGTGAGGCGGGCCGGAGTTCTCCGCTGAGGCCGATCTCTGCCGCGAAGCAATCTCCCGAATCGATGGAAATATCCAGATAGGAGGACATGACCGAGACTGCGACTGCGAGATCCAATCCCGGGTCTTCCACTCTCAGACCACCGGCCACATTCAAGAAGACATCCTTGGCACCTATCTTAAAGCCTCCCCGTTTTTCCAACACAGCGAGCAACATATTCAGCCTACGCGTATCGAATCCCGTGGCGCTTCGTTGGGGAGTTCCGTATACAGCTGAGCTGACGAGCGCTTGTAGCTCGATGAGCATGGGGCGCAAACCCTCGAGCATAGCGCCTACAGCTATTCCACTGTACGCTTCTTCAAAGGAAGTGGTCAGTACCTTGCTCGGGTCGGTGACTTCTTCCAGACCTGTACCTGCCATCTCGAATATGCCCAGCTCATGGGTGCTACCGAAACGGTTCTTCGTAGAACGTAACAATCGATAGGCATGATTCCGATCCCCCTCGAACTGCATGACTGTATCTACCATGTGCTCCAAGATCTTGGGCCCGGCCAGGTTCCCGTCCTTGGTGATATGTCCGATTAAAATGACGGGAGTAGACGTTTCCTTGGCGTAGCGCATCATCTCCGCTGTACACTCACGTATCTGCGAGATACTGCCCGGTGTACTGTCGATGATGGGATTGAATAGCGTCTGGATGGAATCGATGATGACCAGATCGGGTTCGATCTCGGTGAGTTGCTGGAGAATGTGATCCGTGTTCACCTCATTGAGCAGGTAGCATTGTGGGTTGTTCTCTCCCAGCCGCTCGGCCCTGAGCTTGATCTGCTGCAGACTTTCCTCACCTGACACATACAGCACCTTCTTATCGATGGCCATGGCCACTTGGAGCGTCAAGGTAGATTTACCTATCCCGGGTTCTCCTCCAAGCAGGATGACCGAGCCCGGTACCATACCTCCTCCAAGTACACGGTCCAATTCTCCCGAGAGTGAAGAGATGCGCTCTGTATGTTCTGCACTCACCTCACTCAACACTTGGGCCTTTCTCGCATCCGGATTGTATCTACCGGCTGGCGTGCGTGTGCTTTTATCCTTGATGACCAGCTCCTCGATCAGCGTGTTCCATTCCTTACAGGCTGGACACTGACCCATCCACTTCGCAAATTCATTGCCGCAGCTCTTGCAGAAATATGCAGTCTTTGCCTTGGTCTTGGTCGCCATCAGCCTTTCAATTTATTGACTAAGGAAGTCGTGCTGAAACCCTCGACCAAGGGAATGGAGATCACCGCTCCTCCATTGGCCTTCACTTCTTGAGAACCTACGATATACTTCGGATCATCCGTGTCTGTACAATCTGCATCGTAGTCTCCTCCTTTCATCAGTACATCAGGAGCGATCTCCTCGATCAGTGAAAGGGGCGTGTCCTCTCCGAAAAGACAAATAGCCGACACAGCCTCTAGACCGGCCAATACCAAGCCGCGAGCAAGTTCGGGATTCAGCGGGCGCTTAGGCCCTTTGTTCAATCGCTTGACCGATTCATCGGAGTTGAGTCCGATGATCAGGCAATCCACATGGGCTGCCGCTTCTACCAGATAGTTGACATGACCTACGTGCAGAATGTCGAAGACTCCATTGGTAAAGCCCACGGTCAATTCTTCTTCTTTCCAGATGGCCACCTGCTCGCGAATGCTCTCCAGATCATGGAGTTTGAGCAGTAGGTATGGTTGTATGTCCCGTGTATTCACGATTGTAGATGGGCATTAAAAGTAGGGATAAGAACCCTAGGACGATGAGCATCAATGCTTGTGAACCCCAAATGATCAGGCCCAGGGCTTGGCCGGTGCTTTCTGCTATCCCATAGTAACCGAGTGCAAAGGCCACGGCCAGGTGATAAGCACCGGTGCCTCCCGGTGTAAGCACGACTGCGAAACTGCCGAAAACAAAACCCGCCATCACCGCTCCGAGGCCAAGCCCGGAGGTCTCTTCCAGACACTGATACATCACCGCGAACATGCCCACATAGAGTATCCAGATGAGTGCTGTATCTCTGAAGAACTGCACTTTATACGGAGTGGTCCAGATTGAGAGCAGGCCATCCCATATCCCGAGAAGGAATCCTTTCAGTTTATCCACCAGTCCGAATCGCTTGATCAGAACGATGACCAGAACGAGCAGGATGCCCGCTCCCAAGGCTTTGGGCCACCAGGTGCTTTCTTCTGCTACTGGCCGATTGCTGAATTGCGTCTGCATGGCCTCCCAGATGATATCATATTGTGTTAGGACCGTGAATCCCGTTATGGCGAGCAGTATGACCAGGTCCACGACCCGCTCTGCGGCTATCGTCCCGAAGGTCCGGTCGAAGGGGGTGTGCTCTGACTTGGAAAAGAGGCCCGCACGTGATATCTCCCCAGCTCGAGGTATGGCCATATTGATGAGATAGCCGCTCATCACCGCGTGATAGGCATTCCATAAG
Proteins encoded in this region:
- a CDS encoding DUF559 domain-containing protein; translation: MAGPSNRYHYNPYLKEKARTLRSNMTKSEVVLWKHGLRAGQMMGLTFNRQRPVLDYIADFMCKEILLIIEIDGISHHFSEVSEKDVVRQERLEEAGFTVLRIPTGEVLQCRRKVIQLIQRQCEVLKV
- a CDS encoding flippase-like domain-containing protein — its product is MKQLIKVAKVVVPIGLAIYLMYITFKDPQQRAELLEALGRAEYIWVLISMFLGWCSHMLRARRWKYLIEPLGYKTRLWNAYHAVMSGYLINMAIPRAGEISRAGLFSKSEHTPFDRTFGTIAAERVVDLVILLAITGFTVLTQYDIIWEAMQTQFSNRPVAEESTWWPKALGAGILLVLVIVLIKRFGLVDKLKGFLLGIWDGLLSIWTTPYKVQFFRDTALIWILYVGMFAVMYQCLEETSGLGLGAVMAGFVFGSFAVVLTPGGTGAYHLAVAFALGYYGIAESTGQALGLIIWGSQALMLIVLGFLSLLLMPIYNREYTGHTTIPTAQTP
- a CDS encoding 3'-5' exonuclease, with protein sequence MLSHISLSDILFIDIETAPLVYQFGDLEPHVQDLWSRKTQWIQHREEKSADEVYERAGIYAEFSKVICATVGYFAEVDGERSFRMKSFAGDDEEKLLTGLKEIFKRFFRKNKALLCAHNGKEFDFPFLARRYVVQNITLPEVLQLAGKKPWEVSHLDTMDLWKFGDYKHYTSVELLAHTLGIQSPKDDISGADVAKVYYEDKDLSRIQRYCEKDVVTIARILQRFKGVDVVADEDVVLL
- a CDS encoding DUF1232 domain-containing protein, giving the protein MKRFLIIGSGVLALIYMLNPTAGIFEIIPDNIPGVGNLDEGLAVYVLISVIAFLRGKDFGLFSPSQEDEEDPLIEEPSDIDSES
- a CDS encoding adenylyltransferase/cytidyltransferase family protein; its protein translation is MLKLHDLESIREQVAIWKEEELTVGFTNGVFDILHVGHVNYLVEAAAHVDCLIIGLNSDESVKRLNKGPKRPLNPELARGLVLAGLEAVSAICLFGEDTPLSLIEEIAPDVLMKGGDYDADCTDTDDPKYIVGSQEVKANGGAVISIPLVEGFSTTSLVNKLKG
- the radA gene encoding DNA repair protein RadA, whose translation is MATKTKAKTAYFCKSCGNEFAKWMGQCPACKEWNTLIEELVIKDKSTRTPAGRYNPDARKAQVLSEVSAEHTERISSLSGELDRVLGGGMVPGSVILLGGEPGIGKSTLTLQVAMAIDKKVLYVSGEESLQQIKLRAERLGENNPQCYLLNEVNTDHILQQLTEIEPDLVIIDSIQTLFNPIIDSTPGSISQIRECTAEMMRYAKETSTPVILIGHITKDGNLAGPKILEHMVDTVMQFEGDRNHAYRLLRSTKNRFGSTHELGIFEMAGTGLEEVTDPSKVLTTSFEEAYSGIAVGAMLEGLRPMLIELQALVSSAVYGTPQRSATGFDTRRLNMLLAVLEKRGGFKIGAKDVFLNVAGGLRVEDPGLDLAVAVSVMSSYLDISIDSGDCFAAEIGLSGELRPASRIQQRISEAAKLGYKRIFVSKYGGVEEATSNSIQIIQVGRLQEVFSKLFKGG